The DNA segment GTGTTATATattcctgctcctccctgcaaTCTTCCTCTCCCgcacagagagcaggcaggctgcactggaggggtgTCCCTGGCTGCCATGAAGGTGACAGGACTTTTGGTCAGGGCAGCTCTtgccctttgctgctgcttgggTGAGTATTCACTGGGGTACTGCAAAGATCAATCTGGCTGTGTCAGAGTTGAGTGTTCATTTCAGTAAAAGCCTTTGGGTCTTGCAACATGGAGGAGAACCTTGTTCCATGAAGAAATAGCCTTCCTGAGAGAGCACAGCAAGGAAATTAGGTTTCAAGATTGAGGTTTCAGCAAACATCATACAGCTGCTATCTTCTTGGTTTGTAGGAGCAGTTCTAGTGCAGGGTAGGGCCTTGCACGTGGCAGTCCTGCAtataaaggcaaaataaaactgtaaaaatgGCATTATTACCCATGTGAGCAATAGAAATGCAAACTTTAACCTCTAGGTTAAACTCTCATTGAACTGTGCTACTCCTGGTAACTGAGAATGATGTATTTGGAGACGGACAGTGCTGGTGGCAATAATTATCTTAAGCATTCATGTCCCACCTTTTGAAAGTCAAACATAAAAGTCTCTTAGGAGAGGTTAAAATCCAAGAGTATGGAATCGAAAGTACCTGTATTACTTACCTGTAACATTTTAGGGATAAATATATGTGTTCTCACAAGGTTTATCCCTTAGAAATGCAATGAAGCTTTATTTAGTAACTTTTAATACCTACTAGAGGCCATTTACTGGAATAATGTAAAACTCCACATTTTCCTGAACAAAATAAGTTAGTGTTGACTAATCACCAAATTAGCTTGTTTCGTgataatatatgtatatgtgttcTCTGCATGATAATAAtatggtggggttttttctgtctccatttttttctttcaggtacTGCCTTTGGAGTTCAGGTGAGCCACAGATCTATTTATTATGTTCTGTTCAGGCTTCTGGCAAAGTAGAAGCAGTACGTAGCTACCCAATGAGCACATGGGTTAAATCTAATTAAGTCTTTGctgttaaaataatatttcccaGTGCATGGTTGAACGACATTTCCAATTTCACGAGAAAGCAAAAGATCCCCattttttgcaatattttcgGTTCAttaaataaagtgaaaaaacaaGAAGTAATTGTACACTGTTATTATATTAACTCTTAGACATAATTTAGTTACTCCCAGCCAAAGGCAGTAGTTTTCCTCCTTGTGAGGAGAACTGTCTTAGGATGACATGCTCGAAAACATCAAACACTGTGACTCTGATAATTGCTTCCATACAGCAAGGCGTAAAGAATTCCTTGCATAAGTTTCTATACCTATATCACAGAGAGAAAACCAGCAGGGTCTGAGCCATGGATTTGTCTGCAGGTTCCTCCCACGCAGCCAGGAGCCTCCTGGAGCTCTCCGGAGTGCAGCACGATCTGGAAGGATCcgctgcagagcccaggggcTCCCAATTACCACTGCCTTCATTAGGCACTGTCTCACCCAcagccatcctccctccctggaCCCTGGCAGAAGTGCATAATCAGAAACTTCTGTAGGGAAGATTCCCTCCTCCTGATTGCCTGAGCAGATTCCCAATAATGCCTCTAATTtgcctcccagcagcagctacAGGCGTGGTGGTGGTGGGAGGATGCTTGGGGGGTTTTATTCCGTGAGGGAGCCAAAATCGGGGCTGATTCTGAGCTGTTTCCACAGCTTGATTGCAGCCAGTACTCCAGTGGCATTACCAAGGATGGGAGGTCGTGGGTAGCTTGCCCAAGGGACTTGAAACCAGTGTGTGGCACCGATGGCAACACGTACAGCAACGACTGCGGGATCTGCCTCTACAACGCGTGAGTCTGGCTGGGGGTGGCAGCTTTGTACCCCAGGGATGAGGAGcatgtgcccctgcagctgggtgACAAAGCCACCAGCCCTGAGGTGATGCTGTTCTTTGATCCCTGACACAGGTCTGCTTTCTTCCAGGGAGCACAGCGCCAGCGTGGAGAAGGAGCACGATGGGGAATGTGACCCAAAACCTGTCGTGGTAAGACAAAGTCTGTAATGGGGACAACTCAAACACCACGCAGAAGTGGGGCAGGGTGTGCACAGCTGGTCTGCATAGCCCAAAACATAATCTGGTGATAACCAAAGTTGAGAGGGTTTTCATAGGTTATCTGATACCATCTCTGTTATTTTCTACTTCAGACTTCAAACCTGTCTAATTGGGAATAAAGTAAATATAATATGTTGGCTGAAGGTTGGATCTCATCACCTGGATACCTCCAGTAGGATCCTATGAAGGACCTCACAAAACCCAAATCACAGTGCTTCTTAATATcccatttgatttttttcattgggGGAGAATTTCCAGAGAATTTCCAGTTTCTACTTTTGATAGTGAAATTTGTTTGAAGCTGGATTTGTCCCCAAAGGCTGAGGGAGAGTGAGAAGACTACATAAGCATGTTTTATCTTTATATCAaaaaggtgggtttttttctctctattccTGCTATTTTTACAGGTTGATTGCAGTAATTACCGTAAAACTGTAGGAGATGATCATGTCCTGGTAGCATGCCCAAGGATATTGAAACCAGTCTGTGGCTCAGATAGCTTCACTTATGACAATGACTGTGGCATCTGTGCCTACAATGCGTAAGTCTTGAGCATGGAACGCCCTTCTGGATAATCAACAAGTTCAGGCTCTCAGAAGCACCTCTGTAAAATACCAGTTTTAAGGCAGGTGTCTCTGCAGGTCTCCTTGCTTCTGGCTTCTCATGATTCTTCAGCCTACTTGagctttcttccccatttttttttttgtctatgcTCATGAAGGgaatcacaaaaaaaaccagagcAGAGACATGAGCAGATCAAAGTGTTGCTTGTAACACCTAATTGCTCCTAGCACTTCATTCCCACGGGAGATGGGAATATCTGCACATTAGCAGCTGCCATCTGCAGGGCACATTCAGAGAATTCAGGCAGTTTTGTGTCCCATGGGGAGGGTGGGACCCTGCTTTGCTGTCCCAGTGCCTTCAGTGTCATGGGGAAGGTTATTCTCAATGCTCCCTGACcaaagcttttcttcctttcagagAACATGACTCCAACATTACCAAAATGCATGATGGGCCCTGCAAGGAATCTGTTGCTGTAAGTGCAATATAAGTCAAAAACCCATCTCTTAGGGCTGCTAATAAAATCCTGAAGACCTCATAGACTTCTTTTAGAAGCTGGAGGATGTCCATAGGGCAAGGTGTGCAAGGGTCCCAGTCCATTATTTGCTCTCCTGTGTGGTGGTGGTGGATTTGGTATCCTCTCTGCTCCAGAGAGGTCACCCCATGCTTGCCACACCAAACTGAGGAAAGAGGAAGGAGATGGATATGAGGAGCTGAGTTGTGTCCCCAGGAGGAGGGACAGAAGATTTCTCTTGCCAACACGCTGTGCAGGTTGGCAGTTTTCTCTCTGGAGACCACAAGCGTTTCCACCCTCAGCAGCAGGGATTTGAAAACTCCCATGCTGGTTGTATTCACAGATGTAGTGAGACTCACAAGAGCACTAACCATAAATATTTATAGAGCATAGTTTATTGTATTTCTTCTGAGGCCAGCAGTCTGATGCCTGAGAAGGAGAAGTTTCTGTATTTCAGTGCTAAAATTCTGGGATGTAGGAAGTCCATTCTCCAACAGATAGATAACCATTCTTTCCTATCCTTTCAAATCCTGTACTGAACTACAGGGACTCTGAAGAAGTAATCTCAGAGCTGGAAAAGTGTGGAGAAAACCAACACAAACTTAAACAGTATTATTCAGATTTACAGCTGTTGAAAAATGTTTCTTactaaattcatttttttttttaaattagacgAGGCCAAaaattttatacattttctCAAGTCCGAAGGATCTCTTCTCCAAGATAGTCCTTTTCTTGACTCCTGGAGAACTAGGATAATATTCAAAGTTTAATTTCTGATTGGAAGTTTAGCTTCAGTGTAACAAGGCTTTGTCCTGTTGCAGAAAAATTTGAGGCTGACATACAGAACAAAAAGATTTTGAATCAACTTTCCTTGCCTAGCAAGGGCTCCACCAGAGtgatttgtccttttttttttgccaggttGACTGCACCAGGTACCGATCTCAAGCCACTAAAGATGGAAGAACGTTGGTAGCCTGTCCAAGGGACCTGAACCCCGTTTGTGGCACAGATGGCACCACCTACGACAACGAGTGCGCGATCTGCGCCCACAACGCGTGAGTGCCGTGCCCGGAGTGCTCCTCCTGcgtgcccagcagtgctgggcagccttgagagctgccctgctgcacttctgctcctgcctgtgccttCAAGTCTCTTAGAAATGGGATGGTTTTGGATTTGCCTTGAGTTTCTTTCTGGTGCCTTCCGTGTGCTCACAAAGAGTCATAAGGCATCTCCTTGGATGAGTCTTTGGGTTGGGAAGAGGAAGCAACAATTGACAATATTGCTTTAAATTGTAAAGATGGGATGAGCTTGGTTATGAGTAAAGTAGTAATTCTTAACACTTTTTAAAGAGTCTGAAGCCACAGTTTTCCTCATTTTGCACATGACTTTGACCAAGAGGTTaagtatttgttttgtttccctctTCCAGGGAGAAGAAGACCCACGTTGGCAAAAGGCACAGTGGAAAATGCAGAGAGAAGACTGCTGAGGTAAGTGTTCAATATAGCTCCTCCTAGCTGCATCAACTGAAGGGTTCCCTGGGTGACATCTACTCTGAAAGTGAGCTGGCCTGAGGTCTGGCTTTCTCCACCTGTCTATTAAATCTTATCAGCTCCTCGTATTGAGGGTGCTGACAAATCCCACCTGTCCTGAGGCAGGTGTCCTCTGGGCCATCtttgcccagcagctctggcagatgGGCTGGGTGGGAGCTATGCACAGAGTCCTCATGGTGAATTCACACCTACAGCAGCTTTTGGGTTGGGGTCATATTCTGAAATGTGGAGCACACCTGAAATTTTGATTTGAATGTATCAGCTGCTGTGTAGGACATGCTAACACACAAATATGAGAATCATTCAGCTTTGATCTTCTTTGATCTTCAAATGCAAAGTCCAAGTTCTTTCACTGCACAATTAAAAAGGGgccatgttttaatttttttcttttttgacatATCTTGTAGTTGGGACTGACCAAGGTGCTTAAGCCAGGGATTTGTCCCTTCACACTGTGCAGTGCTGTGCAGTTCCCCCCATGTGAGAGGGCTCAGGCAGAGCTGACTCAGCCTGGTTTAGTAAGAACTGAGTCGTAGCACTGGTGTTGTCTCAGCATCCCAGCATTAGAGACATGGCAGCAGGTTatgatggaatttttttttaattggagaTCAAGGTTTTCCTCAAGTTTGATGCTGATGCTTTTTTTGTAGCTTGACTGCAAGAAATTCCCAGCCAGGAAGGTGAAGGGTGGCAAAGACCTGGTCCGGTGCCCCAGGATCCTGCACCCAGTGTGTGGCACAGATGGGTTCACCTATGACAACGACTGCAGCATCTGTGCCCACAACGTGTAAGTATGGTACACAGGACTCTCTTTTGGAGTGGCAAGCCAGGCTTAGTGCTCCAGGTGGCTTTTCTTTTGGTACTAACGTATCTGTGCTCCTCTTCCAACCTCCTGAAGCCCTTGTCACCTGGATTTTGTTCCCTGATGTTCTTTTTGCTCCTTGGGGAAGTGTGGGAGAGCCAGTTCTCAACCTGAGCACTCTGTGAGGGCTGGGATAtttgggcaggagaaagagtgAATGGAGCTATTGTATGGTACACAATGAGGAGACCTGACTGGTCTGTTACCACTTAGAATTACACTTTCTAATGACAGGGAGAAGCTGGTTCATCAGGCAGTCAGGTGTCTCCTTTATCAGATATATTGGTTATGGGTCTGGTTTGCCTTCTGTGGTGCCTGGGTGTTCCAGGGCTCAGGGAGTGAATGTGCTGACCCCAACCTCTCCCTTTCAGACAACATGGGACTGATGTTAAGAAAAGCCACGATGGAAGGTGCAAGGAGGAAAGCACTCCTGTAAGTGTTCTTTTGGCTGTTAAATAAGCACCATCTACTCTCTCTGCAGTCTCCAGGGAGACCCTGGCTGGGCTCAGGACACCCAGAGATGGTGCACAGGGCTCGTGCTGATGCTGTGCTTCTCCtcagctgctcacagctgccAGTGTGCTGTAcaggagggaaagagaggatggggacaggctggcacttcagaaacaaaatgtcCCAGTACTGCCAATCTCTGAACAGAAATCATCAGAGGCAGCCCAAGAACCATGCAGCCCATTTTAGAACAGTAGGAGAGGAGGCAGACAGCTGTGTTAGATGTCTGTGTATTTATTCAGTGCTAGGATTTCCATTGCACTAGACAggttaaaaaaatccttgtacTCTGGTCAGCCAGGACAAATCTGCTCTCAGGTATGTGTACAGAAATAGCTTTATTATCCTGCACAGTAACAATATATGCTGATAATATCTCAACACATTTATTCTGCTtatgcagagcagctctgaagcaccaaaaataatttcatacaTCCCGAGGGAGTGCaatatattttctgtagaaaagGCACGTTAAAATGTGGTCTTTGCTTTAATTTGTTCTTGGACCACATGGGAAATATGGATAATAAGAGACAGTGCACTGGGGAGACTGTGCAAAATGACAGTGAAGTGTCAGTGATGCTTAGCTAATGTAGAGTGATTTCCAATAGGTGTTTGTCTATTGATCCTCAAATATTTAAAGCATTAGATTCTatatattgtaaatatttttgcaaCAGAAGCTAGTGAAACAGTTCTTGCTTCCCTTGGAAATGCTGAAACAAAATCTTGGCTATAGTAAACAATATCCAAGTTTAAGCGATGGTGCAGCTTGACATAGTAAACTATGTCAAACTGCACTCAATGTCAAACACTTTAAATCAGATTCCTCAGGCTGAGTTAAAGGATGTTTAGTTTAGAAAttagcacaaaaaaaatcttcagtgaAAGTCTTATCAGTAATTGGAATAGGCTGACCAGAGGATTGCTATTCCTTGGAGTTGTTCAAAGGgaatgtggatgtggcacttggggatatGTTCTGGTGATGAACATGGGGGTTCTAGGTTAATGGATGGGCTTGATGATTTTAGAAGTCTTTTCTAATCTTTATGATTTTATGAATGCTGGATTTAAAATTTCTATGTTTTAAATCTCTGTGTATGTTCTGCTCTAGCAGAATAATCCCTTTTACCAGCTGTTCCCTCCGCTAGCAGAAAACACCGAACTACGATTACATAATTCATTTCTAATGCAAGTCTAAACTTAAAAACCCCTCTGATTTTCCCCTGACAAACACCTCTAAAATCTAGAGGATCAGAGTGCAGAGGGGCCACTGACCCAACGCTGCTGTTTTATCTGCCCAGGTTGACTGCAGCACGTACCTGAGCGGGACCAAATCCGGAGAGGCCATGGCAGCCTGTCCCTACATCCTGCGCGAGATCTGCGGGACAGACGGCGTCACCTACAGCAACGACTGCGCCCTGTGTGCCCACAACATGTGAGCCCTGCAGGCACCCCCCGAGAGCCCCACAGAGCCATTTCCTGAGCGTTTTTAACTCTGCTTTCTCTTCCAGGGAGTATGGAACCCAGGTTGCCAAGAAGCACGATGGAAGGTGCATAGAAGAAGTTCCCCAGGTAAGTGATGcctgaaggaaaggaagagttTGAGCAGGTGCCAACTGCACAACCTGAGCAAACACTGGGTGGTTTGGGTGGTGTAGCCTCCACGGGggtcacacttgtgctgcccttccTTCTGTGGGTGAATGTCACCCTCCCATCAGCAGGAACATTGTGCACTTCCTGCACACAAtcagggaaagaaagaggagaggaCAGGTGAGGACTGAGTTATGAGACAGGTAGATGATCAATGATTAAAGGCTTTACACAGAGAATCCTCTTCCCACAGCACTCTGTCACAGTTGCTGCAGGAACTTTGCAGGATGTTTTGGCAATATGGGCAGGGGATGCAGAGGGCCCAGGGAACCTGGTGCTCTCTCAATGCTTATGTTTTACAAAAGGATGTTTTTCAAAGATTAGAAAACTGCCTGTGTTTTGAATGCTGATACCTAAAGTATCAAGGGATTCAAACCCAcctttggtttttggtttggtgtaggtggtttgttgtttttgggttttttgtttttttttttttttttttttttttttttttggtaaatgcAATGTAATCTAATATATGCTAACATGAATCATGTAAAAATACCAGATTAACTATATTTGGCCAGTTCTAAACCATTTACTTTCACTGGGGAGTAGAAGAACAAAGCCACCTCATTAGCATGTGTTTGAAAGAGTCAACATCCCGAGTCAGATATTTCATTTCTATACAAACAAACTATGAAATGTCATTCCTTTGTTTCCTGAGTACGCTCTGTGCTTGGACCGGTTGAGATACATAAATCAGGAATGAAGAGTTCACACTGGAGAAACTGGGAGTACTAAACCACAAGGCCAGTTCCTCGGCTGACGTAAATCAGCTTCCCCTGCTGTCAGtcctgctggcagctctcaaCACTCGGAACTGTCCCACTGCAACAAAAGACCTGTCAGCACATCTCCCCTCCATTCTTGTGGGCCTTGAAAAACACCTTGGTCACCCTCAGCCCCCTTGCAGGAAGTGCATAAATCGTGCCATTTTGATTTACAGACTATTTCTGAACTGCCTTTTGTAATATCCTGGTGGGTTTGGTAAGGTATAGGGGCACTGTGATAAATGCAGAGCTCAGTGAATAATGTCTACCTTCCAGCCTTGATTCAGCCTTCTCCAGGGAAGGCTGTGAAAGGAAATTGCTAGTTTTCCATGAAGAACGAGTTAATATATAACCACCATTTGTCATCTGGCAGATCCTTTTAGGGTCTGGCAGAGGCATTAGCAGGGgggatgtgctggggctgccttgcacagagcagagctgtggcagagcCTTTGCTGTCCTTGTTTTGCCCAGCTGAACTGCAGCCAGTACCGCAGGACCACGCTGAAGGATGGCAGGGAGCTGATGGCCTGCACCATGATCTACAACCCCGTGTGCGGCACCGACGGTGTCACCTACGCCAGCGAGTGCACCCTGTGTGCCCACAACATGTAAGGGCTCCTCTGCCTCCCTGGGGCATTCACAGTTTGGCTCTGTGGGAGCCAGGTAATCCGCAAGGGCTCTCTCTGAAACCTGGTGCTGAAGGGATTCTGTCTGTCTGCCCCCGTTTTCCTGCTTGCCCTGCTCGGTGTCTGATATGGGTGTTCAACcccacagaggggctgcacCAACAGGGGATGGTGTCTGGTCTGTAAGGGCAGGTTTTTGttagagctgggctgggtgatctGGAAATCTCTCTGACCCTATGGGAGTGAGGTTTGTTCTTGCTCTCTGGCTG comes from the Lonchura striata isolate bLonStr1 chromosome 15, bLonStr1.mat, whole genome shotgun sequence genome and includes:
- the LOC110470798 gene encoding ovoinhibitor, whose amino-acid sequence is MKVTGLLVRAALALCCCLGTAFGVQLDCSQYSSGITKDGRSWVACPRDLKPVCGTDGNTYSNDCGICLYNAEHSASVEKEHDGECDPKPVVVDCSNYRKTVGDDHVLVACPRILKPVCGSDSFTYDNDCGICAYNAEHDSNITKMHDGPCKESVAVDCTRYRSQATKDGRTLVACPRDLNPVCGTDGTTYDNECAICAHNAEKKTHVGKRHSGKCREKTAELDCKKFPARKVKGGKDLVRCPRILHPVCGTDGFTYDNDCSICAHNVQHGTDVKKSHDGRCKEESTPVDCSTYLSGTKSGEAMAACPYILREICGTDGVTYSNDCALCAHNMEYGTQVAKKHDGRCIEEVPQLNCSQYRRTTLKDGRELMACTMIYNPVCGTDGVTYASECTLCAHNMEHRTNLGKRKNGPCEEDITRALCKDSKEVSPICTMEYMPHCGSDGQTYGNRCMFCNAYLESRATLNLVKMSEC